Genomic segment of Actinomycetota bacterium:
GGTTCCTCGTCAACCCGCTGCCGCGCACCGCAGAAATGACAGAAACACCAAAAACAACCGCCGGAGCTGTTTCTGTCGATTCTGGCGTTTCTGCGGCGCGCGGCGATACCTCGGGCGGCCACCGATGAGGGTGAACTCGTCTGTCACGTTATCCAACGAGAACGGCCTCAGCCGCTCCCGGCCATGTCAGCGGTCGTGTCTAGCGGCCAGCGCCCGCGAGCGACCTGCCTGTGCGCCTGGACGGGCACTCTTGTCGCCCACCGGTCCCTGGTTACTCACGCTCGGGAAGCGGAGGCCCGGATGGGGTCGATGACCTGGCGCAAGCGCGGCCACCGCTATCAGGTGTCCTGGCGGCTGGACGACGGCTCCCAAGGCGCCAAGACCGTGGACTCCGCCGACGAGGCCCGCGACCTGGCCGCCGAGAAACGCCTCGAGCTGCGCCGCGGCACCTGGCAGGGCCGACGCCGGGGTCGGTTGCCGTTCAGCCGGTGGGCCGATGAGTGGTGGGAGCTGTACTCCACCGACCCCGACCGCAGCCCCAACACCCTGGCCATCACCGAAAGCCGACTCCGGCTGCACGTGCGGCCCTGGTTCGCTGACCACCCGATCGAGCGCATCGGCCCCGCCGACGTACGCCGCTGGCAACGCGACCTGGCCACCAAGGTCGGCCCGGCCACCCTTGGCCAGTGCCGCTCCTTGGCCTTGCGGATCTTCCAGTTCGCCCTCGATGAAGGCGCCATCGACACCAACCCAGTCCGCAAAGTCCCGGCCCCCAAGCGCCGCGCCGACCCCGACGTGCTTCTACGACCCGGCAAACGCCGCGCCCTCACCCCGAGGAAGCCGGCCAGCTGCTGGCCTGTTTCCCGCTGTTCTGGTGGGATCACGTCATCACCCTGCTCGGGACTGGCCTGCGTATCGGCGAACTTGCCGGCCTGCACCGCCGCCGTGTCCACCTCACCCAGCCCATCCCGACCCTGCAGGTCGTCGACGTGCGCTATCAGGCCGGCCGCCAGTTCGGCAGCGGCTTCAAGCCCCGCCCCAAGAGCGACGCCAGCATCCGCGAGATCCCCCTCGCCCCCCAGGTGGTCGAGGCGATCCGCCGCCGGCTCCCACCCGGCAACGATCCCGCCGCCCTGTTGTTCACCGGCCCCGGCGGCGGCCCTGGGCAGCGCGGTGGCCCTGGGGTGAGGAAGGGCACCCGCACAGTGGTGTCGCGGCACAACTTCCGCCGCACCTACCACGGCGCCCTGGCCAAGCTGACCAATCCGGCCACCGCCGGGCTGCGGCCGACCGCCGCCCGCGTCCTGAGGGCGCTGTGGGACCACGGACCTCTCACCGCCGAGCAGCTCGCGGCCCAGCTGAGCACCCAGGGCCGCACCGCCAGGGTGGCCACCATCGACCAGGCTCTGGCCGAGCTCGCCGCCGCCGGCGCCGCCACCGCCGACCCCCAGACGCAGCGATGGACGCTGCTGCCCGGCGCCCAGCATCCTCTGCTGGATGCGGTCGACCTGCACGGCGCCCACGACTTCCGCCACACCTTCTCCACCTGGCTGGAAGACGCCGGCGTCCCGGCCCGGGTCATCGACGAGCTGATGGGCCACCAGGCCAGCGGACGGTCCGGCCGGCATCAGGCCAGCGCCATCGGCGCCCACTACCGGCACACCACCCCGGAGATGGCGGCCCGCGTGGTGGCTGCGGTGGAGCAACGCCTGGTCATCGTCTTGGCCACGGCGGAGGCCGCCCTGGACCAGCAGC
This window contains:
- a CDS encoding tyrosine-type recombinase/integrase; its protein translation is MRYQAGRQFGSGFKPRPKSDASIREIPLAPQVVEAIRRRLPPGNDPAALLFTGPGGGPGQRGGPGVRKGTRTVVSRHNFRRTYHGALAKLTNPATAGLRPTAARVLRALWDHGPLTAEQLAAQLSTQGRTARVATIDQALAELAAAGAATADPQTQRWTLLPGAQHPLLDAVDLHGAHDFRHTFSTWLEDAGVPARVIDELMGHQASGRSGRHQASAIGAHYRHTTPEMAARVVAAVEQRLVIVLATAEAALDQQPW